A section of the Bryobacteraceae bacterium genome encodes:
- a CDS encoding putative transcriptional regulatory protein — protein sequence MSGHSKWATIKHKKAALDAKRGKLFTRLIKEITIAARNGGDPDSNPRLRTAIMAAKAVSMPADNIKRAIQRGTGEIEGGAIEEVMFEGYGPGGVAIMVAAATDNRNRTVSEIRHLFSKHGGNLGELGSVSWMFERKSQVLIEKDKATEERLMEIALEAGADDVKLEGEHWEILSAPEAHHAVLEALEKAGIPTVSAEIGMIPKSLMEVDPKHLPGVMKLLEALEDHDDVQNVYTNADLGDETGE from the coding sequence ATGTCCGGACATTCCAAGTGGGCGACGATCAAGCACAAGAAAGCGGCCCTGGACGCCAAGCGCGGCAAGCTCTTCACGCGCCTCATCAAGGAAATCACCATCGCCGCGCGCAACGGCGGAGACCCTGACTCCAACCCCCGCCTTCGCACCGCGATCATGGCCGCCAAGGCGGTCTCGATGCCGGCCGACAACATCAAGCGCGCCATCCAGCGGGGCACGGGCGAAATCGAAGGCGGCGCCATCGAGGAAGTGATGTTCGAGGGCTACGGCCCCGGCGGCGTCGCCATCATGGTGGCCGCGGCCACCGACAACCGCAACCGCACCGTCAGCGAAATCCGGCACCTGTTTTCCAAGCACGGCGGCAACCTGGGCGAACTCGGCTCCGTGAGCTGGATGTTCGAGCGCAAGAGCCAGGTTCTCATCGAAAAAGACAAGGCCACCGAGGAGCGGCTGATGGAAATCGCGCTCGAAGCCGGCGCCGACGACGTGAAACTGGAGGGCGAGCACTGGGAGATCCTCTCCGCGCCGGAGGCCCATCACGCCGTTCTTGAAGCGCTCGAAAAGGCGGGTATCCCCACCGTCTCCGCAGAAATCGGCATGATCCCGAAGAGCCTCATGGAGGTGGACCCGAAGCACCTGCCCGGCGTGATGAAGCTGCTGGAGGCGCTCGAAGATCACGACGACGTGCAGAACGTGTACACGAACGCCGACCTTGGCGATGAGACGGGCGAATAA